In Monodelphis domestica isolate mMonDom1 chromosome 1, mMonDom1.pri, whole genome shotgun sequence, the sequence TCCTCTAACAACACCTAAGCCTGTTCTTCATTCTTACCAAGACTTTCAATCCCCTCACCAGCCAGTTCCTTCATAGGCCATCAACCCTGTACTGGATATGTTTCATTCCATATCTTATTTCCTCATTAAATCATTTCAAATAAATACGAATTGTCCGTTGACTCATTTGGCTCATGCCTTGCCAAACCCCAATCTTCAATTGTCCATTATGTACTGCCTTAATTCACATTCATGTGATATTGAACAGAattgaaagaagtaaaaaaactGTGCACCTATACCTGTCTGCTCCCACAGGCaccaaactcaatatgtccaaaatagaactcagtATCTTCTTCCACCAAACCTAGCACCTTAAACtaccctatttttttttattgaaaatgaccattacaaatttatattacataatctGAACTAGGTCATCATTGTACCAAGGAAACCTTTCAAGATCTTGCTATCTCTgctagctatcatttatatatatatatatatatatatatatatatgtatatatatatcctctcATCACAACTAAACTCCTCAAGAAAGTCTTCCTATACTCACTGCCtctattttctgtctctcttgcaCAGTCACTATCTTAGTGACCTCATTACCCCTCACCTGAATGTGTTGCTAGATTGTTCTGTttctagtctctcccctctccatgaGGGCTAAAATAATCTCCATCTTTCATATGACTGCTAAAATAATCTTCTTGAGGCACATTTCAGACTATGCTACTCTTTTGTTCAAAAATCTCTTCCACTGTCTCAAGGTTAAAACACAAAacagggaggtcctaggttcaaatctagcctctgacacttcctagctgtgtgaccctgggcaagtcacttgacccccattgcctagcccttaccactcttctgccttggagccaatacacagtattgattccaagagggaaggtaagggtttaaaaaaaaataaaaaaaataaaaaaataaaacagaaaacacttcaatttggcatttaaaagcATACACAAATCCAATCCTATCTGATTTTTCCCTTTAAGTTTTATGTCTTTTGTTTTCTCAAACATAGACACCTCTTGATACCTTCCCTCAGACCCCTAACTCCACAAACCTACTttctaagaaaaacaaatacataagCAAATACAGCTGatttttgactaaatatgagagcaTCTGACACTCATAATTGCCCCCTTCACTACTGAGAGGAAGGCGTTTTCAATATTTGTCTATTGAAACTAATATTGATCATGGTAGTTAATTTGAGTTCAACTGTCTATTAGTATTGTTTTCAATTTCATTATTGTAGCCATCAAATATATGATTCTATTTATTggatttcccttctttcttctgcatcaattcatgcaaatctttccatgcttttctgaatCCCTTAAATGCAACATTTCTCAGAGTGCACTACTCCATTATATTATGTACcaaaatttatttaatcattctcaATCAATGGATGTTTTCTTTCAGAACTTTGCTACTACATAGAATGCTAGCTGTTACGAATATTTTGGAATAAATGAAGTCTTTggtttgtgatttctttggtatacaTATCCAGTAATGGGAATTGCTGGATCAGAAGGTTTGAATAGTTTCAAAATTTTTTATCATACAATTCTAATTTGTTTTCTAGAATGATCACACCAACTAATAGTTCTAGCAACAATACATTAATCCCACATAAtgtttttagaattatttttgttactCCCTTTCATTGCAGACTACCTTTTAGTCAAAATAGCCTCCTTGCTATTTCACAAATAtcattccatcttccatctccacATCTTTGTCTGCCCATACCTAGAATGCACTACCTCTTCATCTCTAACATAATCCTAATTTTCTTCAAAGCACAGATGCTACTTCATACACAATACCTTTCTTAATACCTACTCCCAAgttgttatttttctctcttgaaataactttattttatatatattttgtattaacttgtgttcatattttattcctccctaataaaaaaaaaacttacagataggaattgttttaatttttgactttttatctctagtacttagcaaaatatttttgaacatggtAGGGACTTAATGTGAACTAAGTGGAATAATTATATTTTGGCCATCTCCTGATTTTTCATAATAGGAAGCTCAAGACAGGAGAAGTTAATCAACTTGCCCAATTACAGAACTGGGTAGCACTAGAATACTGATAGGAAATGAAATCTCATAATTAACAgtttagtgttctttctacttcCCAAGATTGCTCTATTAACAGATGCCCCCTTTCTGCTTAGTGAAATTCTATTCATTTAACAATGTAAAGTCAAAATTTATCACCAATGTCAACACTATTAACTTCATGTAAATAGCTGGAAACAGACTTAAAAATTACCCATATGATGAAGTACTCTTGGATCCATCATTTTGGCCATTTGTTGGTTTAGTTTTGCCATCTGGGATTGGCTTACATTCTTTGACATGTCACCTCCTAAAAAAGTGTAAATATTAAGTGTCTGACAGCATATATTTTTAGGTTAGATGCatttaagatttattttatattaaggTTCTAAATACTTCCTAATAAAACTTATATTATAAAAcctaataaaactaaaaaataaaataaaataaaataaacttcttGCTTGTTTCAGTTGGCATCCCATTTTCACTGTTATTAATCTTAATTCTGTCTTTTTAAGAGGGACAAAAAACCAAAATAGTGACCCTCTTGTAAACTGAATGATTCAGTATTATTCTAATAAAACTAACAATGCAATGTCTGCGTacgagagaaagagagggagagagggagagagggagagagggagagagagaaattagttGAGACTgagtataggaaaagaaaaaactgaaactaAGAAAAACAGGGGCCAGGACAAGAAAAGTATAAAGCAAGCAAGAGAATCATGGAATGATCCTCTTGAAGAATGCAAAAACTCTTACGATTTctgatgaaatatataaaattaccTTTTTATCTTCACTAATAAAACTACTCTGATTAACAtgattctttttaagaaaaaatttcataAATACTTCTCATTAATTTGTAATCTCAAGTAcattaattataaaaatggaTGCAATTGAAAAATCAACATTTCCTTGTATAAGGCTCATTCGTTCCTTAGATTTTTAGCTTTTaattttacttctcttctaaCCTATTCCCTTCAAACTGATAACTAAAAATCTAATGATTTTCTTAGTTTTCTTACCTTTGAAAAGTCCTTTGATACCACCCATCTTTTTTACCATTTGAGCAAACTTTGTATATTGTGTCAAAAGCTCCTGAACATCTCTTGTTGAGACACCTGATCCTCTTGCTACTCTTTGGATTCTTCCTGGTTGTTTACTGAAAACTTTTGCACCATCTGTACTGTCAAGTTCTGCAGAAAATAGTCATATAATTCtatttttcacatatataataaacatttcatccagaaagaaacaaaaagagttATGTTCTTTCACATATTTCTGAAtgtgtttaaattatttttttaaataacactaCTTGTTCTATAAAACAATTTATCTTGTATTAATTTCTAAatgccagggggcagctgggtggctcagtggattgagagccaggcctagagatgggaggtcctaggttcaaatctgacttcagatacttcccagctgtgtgattctgggtaagtcatttaactcccattgcctagccagtcttttgccttggaaccaatacatagtattgattctaagatggaaagtaagggtttaaaaaaaaaagaaaggtaggaaggggccaatttgtgaagagctttaaatgcccaaAAGGACATTTTATATTAATCTGGGAAGTAAGAGGTAACAACTAGAGTTTACTGAATAAAAGGAGTGACAGGGTCAGATGTTTActttttcaaagtaaaaatatacaTTGCCTATAATTTACTACCTTACCTTGATCATTCATACTGTCCATTATTGTCATCAGTTTTTTTAGCCTTGCCATTGACTCTTGTTCGTTGCCTTTGCTCATAAAATCTGTTCCAAAACCAGGGATCATACCCTAAAATTGAAATATCAATTACTTTGATCTCATATGACATAAAGTAGAGTTTAACTTTTAAATATATGTGAAAggatattttaatattatcaCATTTGTCTAGCTTAGGACAtcagtttttattttgattttaaaataaaatgtctatcATTCCCATACAACTCTCAAAAGCAGTTACAGCAAAGAcataatatttaaaacatttctatCGATCTTAAATAAATGAAGGTAAAAGAGACTTAAGATAACTAACCAATATTTGACTGAACGGGCCCATTTTCATGATGTTTTGGAATTGTTCATACATATCTCTCAATGTAAACTGacctgaaataaaattttaaaaagtcagataTAATAGTTTGATAAAAACCTAAACCATAAATATGGATTATTTCTTAAGAAGAACTCAATTTCATAATGATTTATCCATTTGATTGCTATTAAGCATCTtttatgtgcaaggcattgtgctagatgcCTTAGGAGAGGTAATAAATGAGTAAAGGTTCTCTACATTATATGAGCTCACAGGAGATGAAATAAATATGAGGCTATCTGCCTTCTAAAACTCTGTGTCATGAGTCTGCCTGCTTGTCATGGGGTCAGCAGAGAAGTTAATGCCATGATAATCAAGAAAGATAAAGGTTGGAGGTGTcagtaaaagagaaacaaaaaagaatgggCTCTGGTCATTGGCATATGGGAATCTTGAAGCAGAGGAATGAGAGGAGtcaagaaacttgaaggaagagggCCAGGACAGATATCCTGCTTTCTCTACCGACCAAGCTGAGCAAGTACCTCAAGGCCAGGCTTGAAAAACTTAGAATAATCTACGAGGCAAAAAAACCAACTGCCTACTACTCTGCCCTACTCCAACCCCTGACAAAAAATTCTCCCTCACTTTTTCTTTATAGCCTGAAATACCATTAACAGGAGATAAAGTCTTTCTTTCCATAATTAGAGATAAAAGTAAATGAAAGCTGGCCTCATTTATCACTTCCTGACCCTGAAcaaaaagaagatacaaaaaagtACTTCATATCCTAATATGGCCAAGGCATAGATATACCTTAGCAGAATTTCTGTCTGGAAAGGGTTCAAGATTAATAATTATGTAGGACGTGCCAAGAAGTTAGGCTTTTGATAGGTGAATATTTAGACAGTAGCTTTTCAGGCAAAAAAGACAGAACAAAAAAAGGCAGAGGCCTTAATCTTCAAGGGATGATGACTAAACCACTCTAAGCAATGAGAAAAAGTTTAATTATAAGAGTAGGCTAGTAAGGCTGGAAAAGCAGAAAGGGACCATAATACTTTGCAGGTCACCCAAAGTATTAAAGCAAAAAAGAGGTTTGGCTAATAACATATTTTGGAATGATTTCTCAGGCAGGGACACAtagaaaagaatagaagagaCAGAACAGTACACTATTACAATTGTGCTTCCATGAAAGAATAAGAGTCTGTTTATGGTGGCtacaggagaaaagaaatgaaagaacatATATAAGATACATAATGTATGAAAGAAAGTCCTGGTTTTGTGGCTAGGTAACCGGAAAAATAGAATTACTCAATGACAGAAATAAGGCATTCAAGAAGAACTAGCTTTGTGAAAAGGGGAAGCAAAGAGTTCAGTCGGTATAAATGCATGCAGGTAGAAAATACTCAGCTAGGAACCTAGTGCTATTACAGATATATGCTATAGAATGCTATAGAATGCATGAATTGTAAAGATCATTAAATAACCCTATCTATTTCTCTTTAAATTGTTCATATACTATGATCCAAAGATCCTATTGCTAGGACCATATCACCAAGAATTCAAAGGCCAATAGAAAggttaaaaatattctttggagCACTTTTTGTATTaacaaagaataaggaaaaaagcaGGTGCCCACATTGGGGAATGGATTTTTCATGTAATAGGATAATACTGACCTAcatgtaagaaacaatgaatatgagtTATTCATTAAAACACAGCAATActtgaaatgatgcaaaatgaaataaaaatcattaaaaagtacgTAAAGAACCAATAAAATGAAGTCAAATGTTAtaaaagataaggaaacaaaggtaCTACTGTACTTTCATTGGAGAAGTCGAAAACTAGTGGTGTGGAATGTCTTATATACTGCCAAACTCAGTTCCAGTGCTGACTGCTTTTGCTTATTTGGGGATTAGGAGAGAATAACTGAAAATGGTTTTCAGATTAACAATAAGAAactataaacattaaaaaaagaaaacactcagttttaagaaatccaaaagaaagttaaaatttatatttctattttaaggaaaacaaattgcaaattatttttaaaggagggaggaataaaagaaatttataatTCCATAATTTCCCATAGacataaaatacaaattatcTCCAAAATGTTATCTAATGTTAATTTTCATAACAGTATATGACTCAGTAAAACATTCAataaactatataaatgtcaaattaatttttaaagctgGCATACCATGTTTCAGCTTTTCTATAAGTGCTTCATTGTCATCCAACTTTAATTCATTGACTTTATCTATCAATCCTTCAATATCGCCCATACCTAGAAAAACCAAAAACTATATTTAAATTCACTAAGTCTATTTATTTTCCATGTCACATAAATCTTTTatactaacaaaaataagacTTTCAAACTTTGAAAGTGTCTTCTTTTCATACttcattataattttaagaaGTAACTCAAGTAGCTACTATTAGTCctgattttataaaagaaaaaaactgaagcaaagaaattaaataacctACTAGCGATCACATTATCAATTTAATGGCAAAGTTGGAACCAGAACCCAGAGCTCCTGACTCTTAGCTCTGTGCTCTTTCCATTTTGCTTTTCCCcttgccccaacactgaccataCCAAGAAGTTTGCTGATGAAAGGCTGTGTTTTAAAAGGTTCAAAGTCATCTATATGCTCGCCAGTACCAATGAAAATTATAGGACTTTTGGTGGCAGCAACActgcaaagaaatacaaaacataAGACAATTTCAAAAAAGAGAAGCAATATTAGAAATTAAGCAGTAATCTTTAACATACATctactaaaatatatattattttatttcaagcaAAAATGAAGGTTATTTATAGATTAAGGTCTATTAAAAATGTACAACCCTAAACTACCACATAAAATTTTAGGCCtaatatttagaaagaaaatacaatCCAGTTGGAAGGCAGACTATGTTTTTGTTTTAGGCAATACAGAAAATTCAAATGTACCACCTCAATTCAATATTCTGAACAGAAGACTGTCCATTTTCCCTATATAAAATGTATAGTTTGGGTCATTCAATCTCAAAATACTATGTTACAGTGACataatgaattcttttaaaaatttattcaatGATGAAAATTCTTCAGCATTTTAATCCAAATCAAAAGTTAAAAGTTAACTATGTTCTTATTATCAAAAAGGgaataaaacatttcatttattgATGAAGTTCATATTTCAATGCTACCAACTACTTCCCTTTTCTGCATAAATCTAATAACTCATGTGGATTCCTAAGAACAGGAAAGTAAAATAATGTGCTAATGAACTTTTAATATACTTAATAGAATACTATCTTTTTTTGTTTacaaaaaaagtttaggaaattTGTAAGGAGTAATATCCCTGAAACATGAATGTTCTATGTTTGAAGCTTATGTCTGGATTATGGCTATTCAGTTTAAATATGATTTGAATTTAATTATCCTTGAGTGGTAGATATACTAGTTTttcagaaggaaggagggaagcaaggatgtaagaaggaaagaaggaaggaaatcttGCCTGATTTAAGTCCTAAAATTTTTTGGACAAAAGTATAAAAAGGTGAGtctatgtaatttttaaaacattaaaaaataccaACATAAGTTATAAATAACCCTAATATTAGGATTTCTAATACTTACGCACTAAGTGCACCACCACCTTTTGCATGGCCATCAAGTTTTGTCACAATTACCGAGGCTACATCTACTTTGTCTTTGAAAGCCTTAGCTTGTGCTTCACAAGCCTGACCGATGGAAGCATCCATTACATAAACGATGTTGTCAGGTTGCTAGAACATTTGAATGCAAAAATTGCAAATTTTTGTTAATCCTCCTAcagattaaaaaattttaaatgacaagttataaaaaaattaccttaagtgaaataatcaaaacaaaaaaccatAAAGATGCCTGTATGGTCAATATATAATCaactaggacagtgatggcaaaccttttagactTGGCATGCCAGCCCCCCCAACTGCCGTtctgctcccccctcccccgacCAAATACTGTGCTCCATCCCATTGAGTTCTGGGTggccctaccccccccccctttacctcACTCTGGGGTGGGAGtggtataaaattaaaattatatcttaataaaaaatatattttaagaggtttattaaatgatcattagaaatcaagggaaaaagaggatataaaataaagaccgcATGCCCATGGCTGATGCCTCCCCCACCTTATCACTGCCACCATaattgctgcatcatgccaaaaaGAGAGAGCAGCAGGACTGCCCACTAGATATTTATTCCCtgactacaggaagtatgtaatgcaggaagtcagtggactcctggaaaatgtagttttttttatggtaacagattttcaattatacattactCCCTGAGACCCacggaagactagtctctccagtgggtcttgtaaacataccaactttgaaattacagtaatttgaggataagaggaaaagagaacaaaaccaatgattgctagacacactgacaaaaagccagttgggggcagtccccttcggcataagcatatacatacaaaacaaatgcattcaaccccacacagttcagatcaccacatcccaaagttcactctggatcttttgatggaGTGTGTGGTCTgtagaggcatcttcatggtgccatctccaaacagttcactttctggattcggagaggtagcatgatttttaacctaaaattactctcaatttgcaatttagaataattatatagTGGGTACTCctgttgggctgctgggtggaggggcaggtgatgttaaaagatgtcatcagacacagtggagagggggaagggagcaattccaccagagtccctctgcctttctagtaacaaactctgtaGGTGTGGCCTGGGGGGAAGGGTGACAGGCTCATGCACAGAGACATCCATGctatagatttgccatcactgaaccAAGACATATTCCTCACATCTATCCCACCTAGATAAAACTGTAGTATGGGCAGATAATGATTCTGGGCTTTCATCAGCACcaacttttaaataaaaactgcAGTATGGCAGCATCAGTCTCATAATATCAATGCTTAACAGGGTGCTAACTTATGttaatatgtttatatgtagaaaatgaattaaaattaatttaggcaaATGGACCATGTCTATCCCCATCTTATTAATCATAATCTAAAGACAAACTTAAATtaaatgcaaggatgtttcaaaaaccttttaaatttttctgaTAGGTAAATGCCTCTAactatttaaatgatttaaaggTTATAAAACTAAATATCAAGCCCAAATAGTTAATAAGCTATATAGAAGATAAGAAATGATCACAAAATTACATACATTTCCAAATTATGTATttgatatgtattatgtatatgtattgaACTCATTTTAATTTAAGATTAGGTAGGTAAAAAATTAGGCAAACCATAATCTGTACCACAATGACAAattaaacaacttttaaaaaagggaCTTACTATAGCATTAGCTACTTGGAGCATTTCTTCAAACAAAGAATCTTCTTGTTTATGACGGCCGCTTGtatcaacaataataatttcaaagttttcatttttgaatttttccaCACCTTCAGAGGCAATGATCACAGGGTCCATTTCTGTATAGCTATTCAACAGGAAcaagtgaggaaaaaaaaatcagtcttagAAATATTTACTTACAAGTTTTAATTCTGAATATATCTACTCAttatagaattctttttcaaacatgatctacattttttaaattttgcagtaTGATTCTTTAAATTCTTGACTTGTCTAGTTTTcctataagatttttattttttaattcaattttattgtatttttagtttCTAAAATTCTCTCATtatcatatcccttccaccctacattgagaaagcaaacaaaaaaagctcgttacaaatatatatatattaaatatatttaagccAAACAAATTCTCCATGTCTGAGAAACAATCGCCACAACAGAAGAagcctctatctactgagtctaccacctctttatttcttatagcagagTAGTAAcccatcacatttatataataattgtTCAGCAATTTCCCAATCAATGGCCACCCtccctcctcagtttccaattctttgccaccacaaaaaaaaaagagttgctaaaaagtattttttgcatctatgggCCCTTTCACTTTCTCTTTGATCCTTTTGGAGTATAAATCTAGTTTTCTAGGTCAGAGAGGATACAGACTTTTTGGAGAGCATTCTCTGAAATTACTACTAAGAATAGTTGGACTACTATACCACTGTCAAAAGTTCACCAGTatgtttgcccaaagtcactctagcacttctcattttccttgtcaACTTTGCCAATTTAATGAGTATTTTTAAGTGGTAactcaagagttgttttaattttaatttctttaattattaatgatttagagtatttccCCTCCATGTGGCTACTGATACCTTAGATTTCTTTGCCCTGAATACTGCCTTTTAACATTTGTCAATGAGGAAATAGGTCTCAATCTTATAAATCTGAATCAGTTTTCTATTTACCTCTCATAAACCTCTTTATCCTTTGCTTGATCATGAACTTTTCTCCTACCCACAGATTTAAGATGCAAATaatttcttctctgttctttttacattttacCCTTTGTctaaaacatatatacatttgGATCTTGTTTGTAAAATGTGTAGAATTCtggtctatatctaatttctgtgggatatctttccaattttctcaagTTTTTGTCAAACAGCGAGTTCTTAAGCCATAAACTCTATGAACATTTGCTTCtgaatattatgtatatatacatattaatctattccactgatcaactTCTGTTTTCTGCCTAGTACCAAATTGATTTGATGATTATATGGCTCTGCTATATGGTTTGAAATCTATACTTTTAGGACTacttcctttccaattttttttcattaatttctttaagattcttgactttttgttcttccatataaaTTTCgttattcatttttctatctccataagctttggtagtttaattggtataacactaaaaaaattatcttcagtAATACTGTCATTTTTACAATACTGGCACAATCAACTTgtgagcaattattatttttctagtgacAGATATTATTTGtgtagtgttttataattgtgtttataAAATTcctgtttgttttggcaggtagtCTTAtagctattttatattgtctgtagtaattttaaataaagtttatctttttatctcttcctgctgGATTTTGTATGGACTTATTTTACATTCAATTgcttcaattagttttttagttgtcTCTCTAGGGCTCTCTGAAACATCATATCATCAGAAAAAAAAGTGTTCATTTTGTTTCCTATTTGCTTATGCTTATTTCCCCAATTTCCATTTCTGGTGCTATAGTGAAATATaagagggcaactaggtagcatagcAGATCAAACAgcaggccttgagtcaggagatcctaggtttgaatatggcctcagacacttcctaactttgtgactctgcaagtcacttaaccccaattgcctagctcttgctgctcttccatcttagaaagagggagagagggagggaaggaggtggggagggggagaggcgAGACGGAGGgaaattagggcagctaggtggcacaacagATAGAATTagaggcctggagttggaaggatgtaggttcaaatctgacctcatacacctCCTAGCTACGTGACCCGGGTAGCTCATTAACCCCATTTATCAAGCCCTTGCTCTTATGTCTTAAAGGTTGTTGCTAGGACAGTAAATAAgattttatgatgaaaaaaagaggataatggaCAGCCTGGCTTTACAGCATACAAAGCATAGACTTTGGAGTCTTTCCACTAAGATCACTCTTATTTTATGTCTTATATTGATTGTCCTGTGACTTGCTTAAGTCATAACTTTTTGTCTATACTTAGTTCATATATTCAGCAGGTCTATAATGAATTATTATAGATTCTGATTTTTGGTACTTTAATGTAAATTCTGCTATACTactatgtattttaaattttattcttcccTTACCAGTGATTCTACTTTGAAACCATATTCTATATTTCATGTAACAGGCTCaatccctctctttgtctctcagcAAAGCAGTTCATAAATTCAAAACTTCAGCCTCTTTATGGCTGAATGTATAAGCTATAGCTCTCTAATAAACACTACTAATTAAAGAGAACTCAAAGGAAACTCAAATTTCAACAAAACCTGCAAATCACGCCTGCCTGCCAAAAGTAGTCTGTTACTTCATGTAACTTCAGTCCATGAAAAACTGAATGTTATCTGTGTGGTCATTCTTAAGAGTCAGACCAAGCTGACCATGAGCTCCCATATCCTAGTAAATTTCAAATGGCCATATCTTATATCCAGGCACCTTCACATCTGATGCTTCTTTGGGTATCTATGACCTCAAAATACAGGTGGACCCTATAAA encodes:
- the SRP54 gene encoding signal recognition particle subunit SRP54 isoform X2; this encodes MVLADLGRKITSALRSLSNATIINEEVLNAMLKEVCTALLEADVNIKLVKQLRENVKSAIDLEEMASGLNKRKMIQHAVFKELVKLVDPGVKAWTPTKGKPNVIMFVGLQGSGKTTTCSKLAYYYQRKGWKTCLICADTFRAGAFDQLKQNATKARIPFYGSYTEMDPVIIASEGVEKFKNENFEIIIVDTSGRHKQEDSLFEEMLQVANAIQPDNIVYVMDASIGQACEAQAKAFKDKVDVASVIVTKLDGHAKGGGALSAVAATKSPIIFIGTGEHIDDFEPFKTQPFISKLLGMGDIEGLIDKVNELKLDDNEALIEKLKHGQFTLRDMYEQFQNIMKMGPFSQILGMIPGFGTDFMSKGNEQESMARLKKLMTIMDSMNDQELDSTDGAKVFSKQPGRIQRVARGSGVSTRDVQELLTQYTKFAQMVKKMGGIKGLFKGGDMSKNVSQSQMAKLNQQMAKMMDPRVLHHMVCDFLGEKIASLLGISTPKYQYAIDEYYRMKKEEEEEEEENRMSEEAERQYQEQQKKLQTDSTIQTDQPETLASSSFVNLNFEMDGVPIENKQSLTTT
- the SRP54 gene encoding signal recognition particle subunit SRP54 isoform X1 — protein: MVLADLGRKITSALRSLSNATIINEEVLNAMLKEVCTALLEADVNIKLVKQLRENVKSAIDLEEMASGLNKRKMIQHAVFKELVKLVDPGVKAWTPTKGKPNVIMFVGLQGSGKTTTCSKLAYYYQRKGWKTCLICADTFRAGAFDQLKQNATKARIPFYGSYTEMDPVIIASEGVEKFKNENFEIIIVDTSGRHKQEDSLFEEMLQVANAIQPDNIVYVMDASIGQACEAQAKAFKDKVDVASVIVTKLDGHAKGGGALSAVAATKSPIIFIGTGEHIDDFEPFKTQPFISKLLGMGDIEGLIDKVNELKLDDNEALIEKLKHGQFTLRDMYEQFQNIMKMGPFSQILGMIPGFGTDFMSKGNEQESMARLKKLMTIMDSMNDQELDSTDGAKVFSKQPGRIQRVARGSGVSTRDVQELLTQYTKFAQMVKKMGGIKGLFKGGDMSKNVSQSQMAKLNQQMAKMMDPRVLHHMGGMAGLQSMMRQFQQGAAGNMKGMMGFNNM